From the Sebastes fasciatus isolate fSebFas1 chromosome 9, fSebFas1.pri, whole genome shotgun sequence genome, the window CCTTTTTAAATAAAGCCCTTAACTATTAAGTGGCTTAATTAAAGTAACTTAAAGTTCTATGTTTTTTAGGAGGATCCTGGTGTGGTGTGTGGAGCCCTCGGGCTGTGTGTGACTCAGCAGGCAGCCCTGGCTAAGGCTCATTCCCAGGAGCAGCTCATGTCCAATGAAATCCCTATGGTGGACCTCGCCCAGAAAGTGTCTCCCTTCCTCCTCAATGTGCCCCAGCTCCTCTATCCTCAGGAGGCCCCCAAACAAGAGAGTCCAAAGAAGGTAAACTGTTTAACTCCCTTCAGTGTTCTCCCCCTTTTGTTGATGAATATTGTCTTAATTTTGCCCTGAATTACCTTCCCTGTAGGAAGATGCTGATGTGTGCCAGGACTGCATCAAGTTTTTGACTGATGCTCAAGAAGAAGCCAAGACCAACACCTCATTTGTCGACTCTCTCATTGAGAATCTTGAGAACCAGTGTGACCTGCTGGGGCCAGGCTTGTCTGCAATGGTGAGAGCCCCACCTGAGTGTTGGAGGTTTAATTAAATGCATATTTTTCTTTGtcaaaccccccaaaaaatcccAGAAAATGCAATTTATTGGTTCACACTATGTTCTTCTACTACAAACATTCTTTATTATTCCTCTGCCgcattttttttacagcttaacTCCTTTCATATTTTTAAACGTAGAAACGTCATTCAAACATCAAAACATTCAGCTCAATTAGGACATGTCGGCTATTTTATCATTCATACCTTTCATACTTTCAGAAATAGATATTGTTGTCTAGGAAATTTCTCATTCAAATGCATGGACGGAGGGTTCAAATTTGACACATTTTCACAGTTCATGCATTTTAAACTCTACTCGATACTGCGTTTTATGTAGAAACTTCAAAATATTCCACATCTTTCATACATTCTGGATATTATTCAAACTTTCAACTATGCTGTAAAATTGACGATTGTAGGGGGTAGTACAATTGTATTTTACGGTGTAGTTTTGCgacttgcctttttttttttttaaatactcggAGTGGAGTAATGGTATATATGGGATATAAAAACCCCATAGTGTAATTGTATCCATTCATACTAATTATATTCCCACTTTTCCAATTTGCTTTTCAGCATCCAGCATTCACAGGTTAACAGTGTTTTTCTCCATTGCAGTGCAAGCAGTATATCAGCCAGTATGGTACCCTCGTTGTTCAGCAGCTCATGTCCATGGTGAGTGTTGTAACCTTTCCTCTTAGGAAAaccttttttctgtttgcatATTTAAGCCACATAATAACATGAATGCTCATTATGTTCTAATATCCAATGACAAGCTCAATCATCAAATCTGAGTGATAATTTGTATGTTTTAGTAGTGCTAAGCTCATATTCAGTCTTGCAGCACCACCTGGCCTGCTGACTTCAATTTATTCACATCTTTGAAGcgctttgtcttttttatttaatctttttttttaaaattctgtTGTCTTTTACGCCCTGTGTTCCTTCTTTACTTTTCTCGCCTCTATTCATGTTATCCTGTTCTGTTTTCTCCTGCTCtggttttttttatgtgctGCTCCCCAGGAACAGGTAGGTCTTTCTGTGTTCATCCCGTAGCCTCTTAACCCTTAGCTCCTGCTTCTTGTGCTGTTCACTCCTAACGTTACTCACCCGACCCTGTAGAGATGCATGTATATGATGATCTTATTAAAAGTGAGACTACTTTACTTAACCTGAATACTGTGCTTGTGTGGCTAATGACTTGACACTTCAGTTAAGTTGGAACACTACAGTGAAGGGTCACATTAAGAGTCTCTCCTGTTTGTTCACGTCAATGGAGCATACAGTGCTTCTGTCATATTTTAAAGTATGCTTGGATATTGTGACTTAGTTTGCACAAATGGATGGGCCGGTCTTTACTTACATTGAAGTAGCTGTCCCTGTCAAAAAGCACCATCTTTTATTGTGCTGTGTATGGCGGTTCAACACGGGCTGATTATGTTGGTTGCCTGAGAGCTGCAGAAGTAAACATTTTTTGCCAGTATGggtgtgtgttgctgtgtatTTGGTACTGGTAAAAGTAAGCTGCgttagatgtgttttttttttttttgtaatagaaACTTCTGCATATTGCATGGGTGGTCATGTTGTGGAATGGTATGCAGATAACAGAGACACAGTTTATGCTAACCGCATGCAATATGGCAAGTTATGAAGACCTTTGGCTGTGTATCTTAATGTAACTGTTTGTGTCCGAAGGCTCCCAAGGATATCTGTGCCGCCGCTGGCTTCTGTTCTGCTATGAAGAAGTCCGTTCCCATGCTGAAGCTGCAGGCTGCCAAGATTTTAACTGCTGTCAAGGTTATACCTGCTCTCAAGCTTGTCCCTGCCACCAAGGTTGTGTCTGCCACTGACAAGTCTGCTAAGGTAAGTCCTAGGGGGTGCCCGACTGCTGACTCAGTATCAGTATTTGATattgataaaagaaaaaaagacagtgcCTCTTTGTGTTACAGCCCATGGTGCGTGTCCGTGATTCCCCAACGTGTGCCATCTGTGAGTTTGTGATGAAACAGTTGGAGGATATGCTGAAGGATCACAAAACAGAGGTGGGATGTGTGCTACTAGATGTATCAAATATGGCCATAAAATAATATCTGCACCGACAGCAGTTTTGTAGTTCGATTCAGCTCTGGCGTCAAGCTGAtccatctgtgtctgtctcagGAGGAGGTGATTCAAGCTGTGGAGAAGGTGTGCACATTTCTGCCCGCTTCTCTGAGTACCCAGTGTAAGGACCTGATTGAGACATACGGCCAGGCCATCATTGAGCTGCTGGTGCAGCAGGCTGACCCCAAGACGATCTGCACAGTGTTGGCACTCTGCAATGAAGGCAGCCGTACATTTGTCCGTAAGTTCTCACCCTTCGAAAGCACACTGAATGTAAATGTTAGCTTTGCTGACGACAGAGAGATGTTATGCAAAAGTCATAAGAGATGTTATGAATTTCCAGTTAAATTTTATACTGACACTGGAAGTACTAGAGCAAGAGTACACAGGAAATGATTGTGAATGTTTGCAGTCAAATTATGTAGATGTAGAGATGTTTGGTGAAT encodes:
- the psap gene encoding prosaposin isoform X1, with the translated sequence MLLLTLLFVSAAVATPLLGTEQCARGPPYWCHNVKTASLCGAVTHCQQNVWNQPQMKSVPCDLCKEVLIVVEQILKDNATEAEVLGYLEKACQLIPDAGLTAECKEMVDSYYPILMGIIKGELEDPGVVCGALGLCVTQQAALAKAHSQEQLMSNEIPMVDLAQKVSPFLLNVPQLLYPQEAPKQESPKKEDADVCQDCIKFLTDAQEEAKTNTSFVDSLIENLENQCDLLGPGLSAMCKQYISQYGTLVVQQLMSMVSAPKDICAAAGFCSAMKKSVPMLKLQAAKILTAVKVIPALKLVPATKVVSATDKSAKPMVRVRDSPTCAICEFVMKQLEDMLKDHKTEEEVIQAVEKVCTFLPASLSTQCKDLIETYGQAIIELLVQQADPKTICTVLALCNEGSRTFVPALDQTRYKAGGYCQVCKMAVSYIDGILEKNATEAQIEEAVRKVCSFLPDSFQTQCDQMVEQYEPMLIQLLLQMLDPDFVCMKLGACPEAVRRLLGTEQCSWGPDFWCKNMETATRCNAVDHCKRHVWV
- the psap gene encoding prosaposin isoform X2, which translates into the protein MLLLTLLFVSAAVATPLLGTEQCARGPPYWCHNVKTASLCGAVTHCQQNVWNQPQMKSVPCDLCKEVLIVVEQILKDNATEAEVLGYLEKACQLIPDAGLTAECKEMVDSYYPILMGIIKGELEDPGVVCGALGLCVTQQAALAKAHSQEQLMSNEIPMVDLAQKVSPFLLNVPQLLYPQEAPKQESPKKEDADVCQDCIKFLTDAQEEAKTNTSFVDSLIENLENQCDLLGPGLSAMCKQYISQYGTLVVQQLMSMAPKDICAAAGFCSAMKKSVPMLKLQAAKILTAVKVIPALKLVPATKVVSATDKSAKPMVRVRDSPTCAICEFVMKQLEDMLKDHKTEEEVIQAVEKVCTFLPASLSTQCKDLIETYGQAIIELLVQQADPKTICTVLALCNEGSRTFVPALDQTRYKAGGYCQVCKMAVSYIDGILEKNATEAQIEEAVRKVCSFLPDSFQTQCDQMVEQYEPMLIQLLLQMLDPDFVCMKLGACPEAVRRLLGTEQCSWGPDFWCKNMETATRCNAVDHCKRHVWV